In Lagopus muta isolate bLagMut1 chromosome 6, bLagMut1 primary, whole genome shotgun sequence, one DNA window encodes the following:
- the FAM180B gene encoding protein FAM180B, with the protein MAAMAQVQLSTWLILCIFAGSQRLTDEHPYSRDDVSTNAPHRGPEDADVMLEMLWGRLDIQANGTIQLRDEELASLRTARWFMQILEREVPKTPMEIEQQLRYYSQTDSSLPLTEFDRLLFTSVYCAYQIRSVQGLDKNLWIRFFSQLADEIFRDLCKGLCPANSTLLLASWPSKEKPSHLASLKHFYHSNLARTKRDT; encoded by the exons ATGGCTGCTATGGCCCAGGTGCAGCTCAGCACCTGGCTGATCCTGTGCATCTTTGCTGGATCCCAGAGGCTAACAG ATGAACATCCTTACAGCAGGGACGATGTCAGCACCAACGCACCCCACCGCGGCCCAGAGGACGCCGACGTCATGTTAGAG aTGCTCTGGGGCAGGCTGGACATTCAGGCCAACGGGACAATCCAGCTGCGGGACGAAGAGCTGGCCTCCCTGCGCACAGCACGGTGGTTCATGCAGATCTTAGAGCGTGAAGTTCCCAAAACACCGATGGAGATTGAGCAGCAACTGAGATATTACTCACAGACTGATAGCTCTTTGCCTCTAACAGAGTTTGACCGCCTGCTTTTCACCAGTGTTTACTGCGCCTATCAGATCCGCTCAGTTCAGGGTCTGGATAAAAATCTCTGGATCCGTTTTTTCTCTCAATTAGCTGATGAAATCTTTCGTGATCTGTGCAAGGGGCTCTGCCCTGCAAATTCCACCCTCCTCCTGGCTTCCTGGCCCTCAAAGGAAAAACCTTCACATTTAGCatctctgaaacatttttatcaCTCTAATCTGGCCAGGACCAAGAGAGACACTTAA